Proteins encoded in a region of the Acipenser ruthenus chromosome 11, fAciRut3.2 maternal haplotype, whole genome shotgun sequence genome:
- the LOC117426731 gene encoding dynamin-binding protein-like yields the protein MESRTSGASMPDVKATPCDCSAAGSPAGCSIDSERSLSNLPTSLSVLGDPLSAFSSPAAVPYSSLHGELGQCQVMPHCHGLGPRCCSTSSLHGEQGQCQVMPRCHSLGPRCCSTSSVHPLKHVDPRLLPGEECAAKWASLCVNNTRSRLYRSMENIHWTAVSDSSLYSFSPPFKSVDSEFIFHCTATSHWYDSFSSEGLLGPALDNTPLYSRRVPVRRDLPLFTRAPQWLFPALNEKIMNGDAIRGLKEKLRLQSVKVSEPKKPIRPPQASLGEPVAKDSIENGTPRKCSSGCSVDCCEGPEERSAPSQCSAAVNRQTSSFARRITSPEEIKQEVRRRLQLRRQSSTPNLNLHSVEQCGEVVKSRTSESITQHSSKAECRELSLTAAGRKRYSKGRLHIPTFEEFKSMRKRETGQASAVEGTAQRPSEGGSWAEEGAAGKPVTEQTSEGGCQTAPQKNLNNVSPADPGCCSERVEFESRSCDSRGPAEQLSCQEDSAAPDSTCQSESLVSPICTSPIPRSPLPHGGGNGVNQHQSKKKFSKDFSSPDEPQAAETQSTCCPSLLLEATDLSSYGVKICKMKEGFIGSAFDLIKKSCSAETATEALVTASHDVDKADITAQGESNQSRAVSMTTMACSTEANIQPSGAQPAEPCHPSPACRRSSSDAASDAPESVKAQRECRLRPHFSDPMPADAAKRKQLEMKIAAAARLHSQRRHQEREAGSVVAKKNSLHSCGSERKTGQDGGSPNTSHRAKQRWSSLSSDSGVVGLTDDKEEEEEEEPRSEVERADSGIGTAMAKNWRKRQTDIKAWESHRPCSDCGERDSVSEPGAGRRDSLCDKCAKLRIERKEAILEFMNTECSYGEDLRIIREEFYFPMQTAGLLTSEQLSVVFSNVQELLEVNEKFTELLQDGIDQGDEDLLNVCIGEIFLEFVNMLPAFQTYCLQQSTSINMLNTLEKEKELLRIFLDVSQNDNSALRRMNLRSFLMAPLQRVTKYPLLLSRISKATTEKHPDHSSLREAKSRVESHLEHINMKSKQEGGSWSLRSFRRDSRKNRDVINIEMRELSMKSTGWPRESTRFVMEGQMQLSQPADGQWVRKGSKALKFQSVHVLLMVHMNLDGGACSDSPAQREPVREAVLVLIKDKSSGKLAVLREPVRLSNCVVSADPDCDDTFELLDIQREAFVLRAAERSRTLQWFCQVKRYSHELGLWKKRRNALPNIMISTVQTRS from the exons ATGGAGTCGAGGACTTCAGGAGCCTCAATGCCAGATGTGAAAGCCACACCATGTGACTGCTCAGCGGCAGGATCTCCTGCTGGCTGCAGCATTGACTCTGAGAGATCTCTGAGCAACCTGCCGACGTCCTTGTCTGTCCTTGGAGATCCCTTGTCAGCCTTCTCCAGTCCAGCTGCTGTGCCGTACAGCAGCCTGCACGGAGAGCTGGGGCAGTGCCAGGTCATGCCACACTGCCACGGCCTGGGTCCGAGGTGCTGTTCCACGAGCAGCCTGCACGGAGAGCAGGGGCAGTGCCAGGTCATGCCACGCTGCCACAGCCTGGGTCCGAGGTGCTGTTCCACAAGCAGCGTGCATCCTCTAAAGCACGTTGACCCACGGCTGCTCCCTGGAGAGGAGTGTGCTGCGAAGTGGGCCAGCCTGTGTGTGAACAACACCAGGAGCAGGTTGTATCGGAGCATGGAGAACATTCACTGGACCGCCGTGTCAGACTCCAGTCTGTACAGTTTCAGCCCTCCATTCAAAAGCGTGGACAGCGAGTTTATCTTTCATTGCACAGCCACCAGTCACTGGTACGACTCCTTCTCTTCCGAGGGACTTCTGGGGCCCGCTTTGGACAACACCCCCTTGTACTCCCGGAGAGTGCCTGTGCGAAGAGACCTTCCTCTGTTTACCAGGGCACCACAGTGGCTCTTTCCTGCGCTCAACGAGAAGATCATGAATGGAGATGCCATAAGAGGGTTAAAGGAGAAGCTAAGACTTCAAAGCGTCAAGGTCTCAGAGCCTAAGAAACCGATACGCCCCCCCCAAGCCTCCTTGGGTGAGCCAGTTGCTAAGGATTCTATTGAGAATGGGACTCCCAGGAAGTGCAGCAGCGGTTGTTCAGTAGACTGCTGCGAGGGGCCTGAGGAGCGCTCCGCTCCGAGTCAGTGCAGCGCTGCAGTGAACAGGCAGACATCCTCGTTTGCCCGCAGGATAACCAGCCCCGAGGAGATCAAGCAGGAGGTTAGGAGAAGACTGCAGCTcaggaggcagagcagcaccCCAAACCTGAACCTCCACTCAGTGGAGCAATGTGGAGAAGTAGTGAAATCCCGAACGTCCGAGTCCATTACGCAGCACAGCAGCAAAGCAGAATGCAGGGAGCTGTCGCTGACGGCTGCGGGCAGGAAGAGGTACTCAAAGGGACGGCTGCACATCCCTACTTTTGAGGAGTTCAAGAGCATGCGAAAAAGAGAGACCGGTCAAGCCTCAGCCGTCGAGGGGACGGCTCAGAGACCAAGCGAGGGAGGCTCCTGGGCAGAGGAAGGGGCTGCTGGTAAACCAGTCACAGAGCAGACGAGTGAGGGGGGCTGCCAGACAGCTCCACAGAAAAACCTGAACAACGTGTCTCCTGCAGACCCGGGATGCTGCTCAGAGAGGGTGGAATTTGAAAGCAGGTCATGTGACAGCAGGGGTCCTGCGGAACAGCTCAGTTGTCAAGAGGACAGTGCAGCCCCTGACAGCACCTGTCAATCAGAGAGTCTAGTCAGCCCAATATGCACAAGTCCGATACCGAGGTCTCCGTTACCCCATGGGGGAGGGAATGGGGTAAACCAACATCAAAGCAAAAAGAAATTTAGCAAAGACTTCTCCTCTCCGGATGAACCTCAGGCAGCCGAGACCCAGTCCACCTGCTGCCCGTCGCTGCTGCTCGAGGCGACCGATCTGTCCAGCTACGGGGTTAAAATCTGCAAAATGAAAGAGGGGTTCATTGGCTCAGCTTTCGATCTGATCAAGAAAAG CTGCAGTGCAGAAACCGCTACTGAGGCTCTGGTCACGGCCTCACATGACGTTGACAAAGCTGACATCACTGCTCAAGGAGAAAGCAATCAATCCAGAGCGGTTTCCATGACAACGATGGCCTGCAGCACAGAGGCAAATATCCAGCCTTCTGGAGCACAACCTGCAGAACCATGT CACCCCAGCCCTGCTTGCCGGAGGTCCAGTTCAGACGCTGCCTCTGACGCCCCCGAGTCCGTGAAGGCTCAGAGAGAGTGCCGGCTGCGGCCCCACTTCAGCGACCCCATGCCTGCCGACGCTGCCAAGAGGAAGCAGCTGGAGATGAAGATCGCCGCAGCAGCCCGGCTTCACAGCCAGCGAAGGCACCAGGAGAGAGAGGCTG GTTCAGTTGTGGCCAAAAAGAACAGCCTTCACAGCTGCGGGTCGGAGCGCAAGACAGGGCAGGACGGGGGCAGCCCAAACACCTCCCATCGAGCCAAGCAGCGCTGGAGCAGCCTGAGCAGCGACAGCGGGGTCGTGGGGCTGACCGATgacaaggaggaggaggaagaggaggagccgcGGAGCGAGGTGGAGCGAGCAGACAGCGGCATCGGGACAGCCATGGCCAAGAACTGGAGGAAGAGGCAGACAGACATCAAGGCCTGGGAGTCTCACAGACCGTGCTCGGACTGCGGGGAGCGGGACTCGGTGTCGGAGCCCGGGGCAGGCAGGAGGGACAGTCTTTGTGATAAATGTGCGAAGCTGAGGATCGAGCGCAAGGAGGCCATCCTGGAGTTCATGAACACCGAGTGCAGCTATGGGGAGGATCTGAGGATCATCAGGGAGGAGTTTTACTTCCCCATGCAGACGGCTGGACTCCTGACCTCCGAGCAGCTGTCTGTGGTGTTCAGCAATGTCCAGGAACTCCTAGAAGTGAATGAGAAGTTCACTGAGCTTCTGCAAGACGGTATCGATCAG ggaGATGAAGATCTTCTGAATGTGTGCATTGGCGAGATATTTTTAGAGTTTGTCAACATGCTTCCAGCATTTCAGACCTACTGCCTCCAGCAATCCACTTCAATCAACATGCTCAACACcctggagaaagagaaagagctgCTCAG GATCTTTCTCGACGTTTCCCAAAACGATAACAGCGCTCTGCGGCGCATGAACCTGCGGTCCTTCCTGATGGCGCCGCTGCAGAGAGTCACCAAGTACCCCTTACTGCTGAGCCGGATCAGCAAAGCCACCACAGAGAAGCACCCGGACCACAGCAGCCTGCGAGAGGCCAAGAGCCGCGTGGAGTCCCACCTGGAGCACATCAACATGAAGAGCAAGCAGGAGGGCGGCTCCTGGTCCCTGCGCTCCTTCCGCCGGGACAGCCGCAAGAACAGGGATGTGATCAACATCGAGATGAGGGAGCTTTCCATGAAGAGCACGGGCTGGCCACGGGAGAGCACACGCTTCGTCATGGAAGGCCAGATGCAGCTGTCCCAGCCTGCAGACGGACAGTGGGTCAGGAAGGGCAGCAAGGCCCTGAAGTTCCAGAGCGTGCACGTGCTGCTGATGGTCCACATGAACCTCGACGGGGGGGCGTGTTCGGACAGCCCAGCCCAGCGGGAGCCCGTGAGGGAGGCCGTCCTGGTGCTCATCAAGGATAAGAGCAGCGGGAAGTTGGCGGTGCTCAGGGAACCTGTCCGTCTCAGTAACTGCGTGGTGTCTGCAGACCCGGACTGTGACGACACCTTCGAGCTGCTCGACATCCAGCGTGAGGCCTTCGTGCTCCGAGCGGCTGAGAGATCCCGGACGCTACAGTGGTTCTGCCAAGTCAAGAGATACTCCCACGAGCTGGGTCTCTGGAAGAAGAGGCGCAACGCCCTGCCGAACATCATGATCAGCACTGTGCAGACCCGCTCCTAA